A window of Polyodon spathula isolate WHYD16114869_AA chromosome 22, ASM1765450v1, whole genome shotgun sequence contains these coding sequences:
- the LOC121297316 gene encoding 60S acidic ribosomal protein P0 gives MPREDRTVWKSNYFTKIVQLLDDYPKCFIVGADNVGSKQMQTIRLSLRGKAVVLMGKNTMMRKAIRGHLENNPSLEKLLNHIRGNVGFVFTKEDLTEVRDMLLANKVPAAARAGAVAPCEVTVPAQNTGLGPEKTSFFQALGITTKISRGTIEILSDVQLIKPGDKVGASEATLLNMLNISPFSFGLIIQQVYDNGSVYSPEVLDITEDALHQRFLEGVRNIASVCLQIGYPTVASIPHSVINGYKRVLAVAVETDYSFPLADKVKAFLADPTAFAVAAPAVEVASAAAAAPAAKKKEEVKEESEESDDDMGFGLFD, from the exons ATGCCCAGGGAAGACAGGACTGTGTGGAAATCCAACTACTTCACGAAGATCGTC CAACTCCTGGATGACTACCCAAAATGCTTCATCGTGGGCGCTGACAACGTCGGCTCCAAGCAGATGCAGACCATCCGCCTGTCTCTGCGCGGGAAGGCAGTTGTGTTGATGGGGAAGAACACCATGATGCGCAAGGCTATCCGCGGGCATCTGGAGAACAACCCATCCCTTGAGAA GCTGCTGAATCACATCCGTGGGAATGTCGGTTTTGTCTTCACCAAGGAGGATCTGACTGAGGTCCGGGACATGCTGCTGGCCAACAAG gTGCCAGCTGCTGCCCGTGCCGGTGCTGTGGCTCCCTGCGAGGTCACTGTTCCTGCCCAAAACACCGGCTTGGGCCCTGAGAAGACCTCCTTCTTCCAGGCTTTGGGGATCACCACCAAGATCTCAAGAGGTACCATTGAAATTCTG AGTGACGTCCAGCTGATTAAGCCGGGGGACAAGGTGGGTGCCAGCGAAGCCACGCTTCTGAACATGTTGAACATCTCGCCTTTCTCCTTCGGCCTCATCATCCAGCAGGTCTACGACAACGGCAGTGTCTACAGCCCTGAGGTTCTGGACATCACCGAGGATGCCCTGCACCAGCGTTTCCTGGAG GGCGTGAGGAACATTGCCAGTGTCTGCCTGCAGATCGGCTACCCCACTGTTGCCTCTATCCCCCACTCTGTCATCAATGGATACAAGAGAGTCTTGGCTGTTGCTGTGGAAACTGACTACTCCTTCCCATTGGCTGATAAG GTGAAGGCGTTCCTGGCTGACCCCACTGCCTTTGCGGTCGCTGCCCCGGCTGTTGAGGTGGCCTCTGCCGCTGCTGCAGCCCCTGCTgcgaagaagaaggaggaggtgaAGGAGGAGTCTGAGGAATCGGACGATGACATGGGCTTCGGGCTGTTCGACTGA